The Mixophyes fleayi isolate aMixFle1 chromosome 1, aMixFle1.hap1, whole genome shotgun sequence genome includes a region encoding these proteins:
- the PPM1F gene encoding protein phosphatase 1F produces MAAEEEAAAQDLLAAVLRDLKGPEGQPRLQNRSVSRDEAEGELAEAVLRLVGGRGGPAWMAASLVRAAVHQTLQSDLVSFVARDKDVVEGAQDDPESKDLLSLDALLQHCLTCLQDISSQWQKQLPLPPTTKRQSYTSIHAIRNTRRKMEDRHVALLEFNQLFGITDGVERSYFAVFDGHGGLDAANYAATHVHVMVARHEALVSDPAQALKESFQRTDAMFLKRARRKRLRSGTTGVCALLEGERLHVAWLGDSQALLVQQGNPVTLMEPHKPEREDERERIESLGGCVTFMGCWRVNGTLAVSRAIGDIDQKPYVSGEGDVTSHILSGSEDFLVLACDGFYDAVSSPEVPGLVLDHLRENGGNGQHVAERLVTAAKEGGSSDNITVLVVFLQEPAKVLEDFLAHGSGDGEPLFDFGGGGVEVVSDNAA; encoded by the exons ATGGCGGCAGAAGAAGAGGCAGCGGCCCAGGACCTGCTTGCAGCTGTGCTCCGTGACCTCAAGGGGCCAGAGGGGCAACCACGGCTACAAAACCGGAGCGTTAGCCGTGATGAGGCCGAGGGGGAACTGGCCGAGGCTGTGTTGCGACTGGTGGGGGGCAG GGGTGGACCAGCATGGATGGCTGCTTCTCTAGTCAGGGCTGCCGTCCACCAGACTCTGCAGAGTGACTTGGTCTCTTTTGTGGCGAGGGATAAGGATGTTGTGGAGGGAGCGCAAGATGATCCAGAGAGCAAAGATC TACTCAGTTTAGATGCCTTATTGCAACATTGCCTTACCTGTCTGCAAGATATCAGCAGCCAGTGGCAAAAACAGCTGCCTTTACCACCAACCACTAAACGCCAGTCATACACCTCTATTCATGCAATTCGCAACACACGGCGGAAAATGGAAGATCGTCACGTGGCCCTCTTGGAGTTCAACCAGCTTTTTGGCATTACG GATGGTGTGGAACGATCATACTTTGCTGTATTTGATGGGCACGGTGGGTTGGATGCTGCCAACTATGCTGCCACCCATGTACATGTAATGGTAGCTCGTCATGAGGCATTGGTGTCAGACCCAGCCCAAGCCCTGAAAGAATCCTTTCAACGTACAGATGCTATGTTCCTCAAGAGAGCAAGAAGAAAG AGACTGCGCAGTGGTACCACTGGTGTGTGTGCACTGCTGGAGGGTGAACGGCTCCATGTGGCTTGGTTAGGAGACTCCCAAGCACTTCTTGTACAACAAGGGAATCCAGTGACACTCATGGAGCCCCACAAACcagagagagag GATGAGCGTGAAAGAATAGAGTCCCTGGGGGGCTGCGTTACTTTTATGGGGTGCTGGCGGGTTAATGGGACCCTTGCTGTATCCAGAGCTATTG GTGACATTGACCAAAAGCCATATGTGTCTGGAGAAGGCGATGTGACTTCCCACATTCTCAGTGGTTCAGAGGACTTTTTGGTCTTGGCTTGTGATGGTTTTTACGATGCGGTATCATCACCAGAAGTACCTGGACTTGTTCTAGATCACCTTCGGGAAAATGGTGGTAATGGGCAACATGTTGCTGAGAGGCTGGTAACTGCGGCTAAAGAGGGTGGTTCTAGTGACAATATAACAGTGCTGGTGGTCTTTCTTCAGGAACCTGCCAAAGTCCTGGAGGATTTTTTGGCACATGGAAGTGGGGATGGTGAACCATTGTTTGATTTTGGGGGTGGGGGAGTGGAAGTTGTGTCGGATAATGCTGCTTGA